Proteins encoded within one genomic window of Epinephelus lanceolatus isolate andai-2023 chromosome 9, ASM4190304v1, whole genome shotgun sequence:
- the LOC117251871 gene encoding chondroitin sulfate N-acetylgalactosaminyltransferase 1-like: MFKRWLLALMTRVGLIVLGLCCCLFLFYLLACKPTSHSSQQSVLWTGGATSKEGYMALLQEREDSHKHYINSLTKQIAQLKEALQERTQQLQESLEKAKTRGILPQGLDSLHKTPTQTDLKEFLRSQLSQAEVNSGVKLPSEYAVIPFDTFTLRRVYQLETGLTRHPEERPVRRDRRDELISTVETALHVLNGPQQHTENIRLKRTYSPADFLEGLTRTERDRGTVYELMFKGDSAQDFTQLTLFRPFGPVLKVKSESVNTRSTLINIIVPLSKRADTFRQFINNFREVCIQQDGQVHLTVVYFGRDQIDQVKAMLDQTTRETRFRSFTLIQLNEEFSRGRGLDVGARAWRRSQNVLLFFCDVDIHFTADFLTSCRLSAEPGKRVYYPVLFSQYNPSIIYSNQTLLPAIQEQLVIKKETGFWRDFGFGMTCQYRSDFLNIGGFDRNIKGWGLEDVHLYRKYLHSKLMVIRSPSRGLFHLWHEKNCADELPPDKYKMCMQTKAMSEASHGQLGELFFKREIEVHLSSQRKTTSAT; this comes from the exons ATGTTTAAACGGTGGCTTTTAGCCTTGATGACCCGGGTCGGCCTCATTGTGCTGGGCctttgctgctgtttgttcCTGTTCTACCTCCTCGCCTGTAAACCGACGTCTCACAGCAGCCAGCAGTCTGTGCTGTGGACCGGAGGGGCCACCAGTAAGGAGGGATACATGGCCTTGTTGCAGGAGAGGGAAGACTCTCACAAACATTACATCAACAGCCTGACCAAGCAGATAGCGCAGCTGAAGGAGGCTCTCCAGGAGAGGACGCAGCAGCTTCAGGAGTCCCTGGAAAAAGCTAAAACAAGAGGGATTCTGCCACAGGGTTTGGATAGTTTGCACAAAACCCCAACACAGACTGACCTGAAG GAGTTCTTACGCTCCCAGCTGAGCCAGGCGGAGGTGAACTCAGGTGTAAAGCTGCCCAGCGAGTATGCAGTGATTCCTTTTGACACTTTCACCCTGCGGAG GGTGTACCAGCTGGAGACGGGGCTAACGAGGCACCCAGAGGAGAGGCCTGTGAGGAGAGACCGCAGAGACGAGCTGATAAGCACAGTGGAGACAGCTCTGCACGTCCTGAATGGACCTCAGCAACACACTGAAAACATCAGGCTGAAACGCACATACTCCCCTGCAGACTTTTTAGAGG GACTGACTCGCACAGAGCGGGACAGAGGAACTGTCTATGAGCTGATGTTTAAAGGCGACAGCGCACAGGACTTCACGCAGCTCACACTCTTCAGGCCGTTTGGTCCTGTGTTGAAGGTGAAGAGCGAGAGCGTGAACACGCGCAGCACGCTCATCAACATCATCGTCCCTCTCTCCAAGAGGGCGGACACATTCAGGCAGTTCATCAACAACTTCAG AGAAGTGTGCATCCAGCAGGACGGCCAGGTTCATCTCACTGTGGTCTACTTCGGTCGAGATCAGATTGACCAGGTCAAAGCCATGCTGGACCAGACCACCAG AGAGACTCGGTTCAGGAGCTTCACTTTGATCCAGCTGAATGAGGAGTTTTCTCGCGGTCGGGGCCTGGACGTGGGCGCCAGGGCCTGGAGGCGCAGCCAGAATGTCCTGCTCTTCTTCTGTGATGTCGACATCCACTTCACCGCTGACTTCTTGACTTCCTGCCGTCTCAGTGCAGAGCCTG GTAAGAGAGTGTATTATCCAGTGCTCTTCAGCCAGTACAACCCATCTATAATCTATAGCAATCAGACACTTCTGCCTGCTATTCAAGAACAACTG GTGATAAAAAAGGAAACTGGATTCTGGAGAGACTTTGGGTTTGGCATGACATGCCAGTACAGGTCTGACTTCCTCAACATAG GTGGTTTTGACCGCAACATCAAAGGTTGGGGGTTAGAGGACGTGCACCTGTACAGGAAGTACCTTCACAGTAAGCTGATGGTCATTCGTTCTCCGTCTCGCGGCCTCTTCCACCTGTGGCACGAGAAGAACTGTGCAGACGAGCTCCCTCCAGACAAATACAAGATGTGTATGCAGACCAAAGCCATGAGCGAAGCCTCACACGGCCAGCTGGGGGAGCTGTTCTTTAAAAGAGAGATTGAGGTTCATCTGAGCTCTCAGAGGAAGACAACCAGCgcaacatga